In the genome of Streptomyces pactum, one region contains:
- a CDS encoding phenazine antibiotic biosynthesis protein: MPESAHRPPAAGAPVAAPEVLNVPFGTRPDPDEYIQAAMAWHFGPETGSPFWLARAASLGFDPVKEVRTVADLSRFPDVTGELRQVPVRDLIPRGYGPAPDLVGVFESGGTTGIPKRIVCFREWMDRLTHGMSADLDRLGIPRGLDWLAIAPSGPHMVGEMVGTTAARHGGMMFRIDMDPRWVKRLIAAGRGQEADAYVDHLVEQAEHVLRTQDIGVLMTTPPMLERLARNDDLVELVREKVQGIMWGGAHMTADTRDLLRSEVFPGVKLYGTYGNTMMLGGATERIADGDGSADGAATTGDTDDGLCVFDPQTPFVTFSVVDPADPASRTPVAYGERGQVVMSHVSRSCLLPNNLERDLAVRVPAPAGAVGDSVADVGPVAVFDDEKVIEGVY, from the coding sequence ATGCCCGAATCCGCCCACCGCCCCCCGGCCGCCGGTGCCCCGGTGGCCGCGCCCGAGGTGCTGAACGTGCCGTTCGGCACCCGGCCCGACCCGGACGAGTACATCCAGGCCGCGATGGCCTGGCACTTCGGCCCGGAGACCGGCTCCCCGTTCTGGCTGGCGCGGGCCGCGTCGCTCGGCTTCGACCCGGTCAAGGAGGTGCGGACGGTCGCCGACCTCAGCCGCTTCCCCGACGTCACCGGGGAACTCCGCCAGGTGCCGGTGCGCGACCTGATCCCGCGCGGGTACGGCCCCGCCCCGGACCTCGTCGGCGTGTTCGAGAGCGGCGGCACCACCGGGATCCCCAAGCGGATCGTGTGCTTCCGGGAGTGGATGGACCGCCTCACCCACGGCATGAGCGCGGACCTCGACCGGCTCGGCATACCCCGCGGACTGGACTGGCTGGCCATCGCGCCGAGCGGGCCGCACATGGTCGGCGAGATGGTGGGCACCACCGCGGCCCGGCACGGCGGCATGATGTTCCGCATCGACATGGACCCGCGCTGGGTGAAGCGGCTGATCGCCGCCGGGCGCGGCCAGGAGGCGGACGCCTACGTGGACCACCTGGTCGAACAGGCCGAGCACGTGCTGCGGACCCAGGACATCGGGGTGCTGATGACCACCCCGCCGATGCTGGAGCGGCTGGCCCGGAACGACGACCTGGTCGAGCTGGTCCGGGAGAAGGTCCAGGGCATCATGTGGGGCGGCGCGCACATGACGGCCGACACCCGCGACCTGCTGCGCAGCGAGGTGTTCCCCGGGGTCAAGCTCTACGGCACCTACGGCAACACCATGATGCTGGGCGGCGCGACCGAGCGGATCGCCGACGGTGACGGGTCGGCGGACGGGGCGGCCACCACCGGTGACACCGACGACGGGCTGTGCGTCTTCGACCCGCAGACCCCCTTCGTCACCTTCTCCGTGGTGGATCCGGCCGACCCGGCGTCCCGGACCCCGGTGGCGTACGGCGAGCGCGGGCAGGTGGTGATGAGCCACGTCAGCAGGTCCTGTCTGCTCCCCAACAACCTCGAACGCGACCTGGCGGTACGGGTGCCGGCCCCGGCCGGTGCCGTGGGCGACTCGGTCGCCGACGTCGGCCCGGTGGCCGTCTTCGACGACGAGAAGGTGATCGAGGGCGTCTATTAG
- a CDS encoding winged helix-turn-helix domain-containing protein produces the protein MVEAEAERMARTGEAVIRIRFTAADLARVRFAARPAPLQELNTALLMLGRPRDGLLFDRWRGRLLRALPESARPFGDLVPAGQAPAFLDVFDEDLREGLATLRATPPDLVRAETERVYARHPAPPPRWLRDLHRGDPAAWRLLGRAQLAAFDTVLRPVWDQVADLHREEFTRHALTVAEHGVGAALTGLVPGARFHRDVWELPGPDLPDHQGGAGRSGRDGIRPGGGVSGTAGADPGGTRPGGTGTGTAGRPPGGQAWGTAGTPPGRQAPATGAAAGRTAPPAAGGPREFTLGGRGLVLLPTFHWTGGPLVAEPPGRPLVVTYPAGPGLPLRPGGAADPDQALAGVLGRTRLDILTLLTEEHTTGGLARRLGVSSATVSAHTAALRGAGLITTVRAGRAVAHRRTRLGTLLVRHRDATTDGRAPGRTP, from the coding sequence ATGGTTGAGGCGGAGGCCGAAAGGATGGCGCGGACCGGGGAAGCGGTGATCCGGATCCGCTTCACGGCCGCGGATCTCGCGCGGGTCCGGTTCGCCGCCCGGCCCGCGCCGTTGCAGGAGCTGAACACGGCCCTGCTGATGCTGGGCCGGCCGCGGGACGGGCTGCTGTTCGACCGCTGGCGGGGGCGGCTCCTCCGGGCGCTGCCGGAGTCCGCCCGGCCGTTCGGCGACCTGGTGCCCGCGGGCCAGGCGCCGGCGTTCCTGGACGTGTTCGACGAGGACCTGCGGGAGGGTCTCGCCACCCTCCGGGCCACGCCGCCGGACCTGGTCCGGGCCGAGACCGAGCGGGTCTACGCCCGGCACCCGGCGCCGCCGCCGCGCTGGCTCCGCGACCTGCACCGGGGTGATCCCGCCGCGTGGCGGCTCCTCGGCCGGGCCCAACTGGCCGCGTTCGACACGGTGCTGCGCCCGGTGTGGGACCAGGTGGCGGACCTGCACCGGGAGGAGTTCACCCGGCACGCGCTGACCGTCGCCGAGCACGGGGTGGGTGCCGCGCTCACCGGGCTGGTCCCCGGCGCCCGGTTCCACCGGGACGTGTGGGAGCTGCCCGGCCCGGACCTCCCGGACCACCAGGGCGGCGCCGGGCGGTCCGGGCGGGACGGCATCCGCCCCGGTGGCGGGGTGTCCGGCACGGCCGGGGCGGACCCGGGCGGAACCCGCCCCGGCGGCACGGGGACCGGTACGGCCGGCAGGCCGCCCGGCGGGCAGGCATGGGGTACGGCCGGCACGCCGCCCGGCCGGCAGGCGCCCGCCACGGGTGCGGCGGCCGGCCGCACGGCACCGCCGGCCGCGGGCGGGCCACGGGAGTTCACACTGGGCGGGCGCGGCCTGGTGCTGCTGCCCACCTTCCACTGGACCGGTGGCCCGCTGGTCGCGGAACCGCCCGGGCGCCCCCTGGTCGTGACCTACCCGGCCGGCCCCGGCCTGCCGCTCCGGCCGGGCGGTGCGGCCGACCCGGACCAGGCCCTCGCCGGGGTGCTCGGACGTACCCGGCTGGACATCCTGACCCTGCTCACCGAGGAACACACCACCGGCGGGCTGGCCCGCCGGCTCGGCGTCAGCAGCGCCACGGTCTCCGCCCACACCGCCGCGCTGCGCGGGGCCGGCCTGATCACCACCGTCCGCGCCGGGCGGGCCGTGGCCCACCGGCGCACCCGGCTGGGGACCCTGCTGGTCCGCCACCGCGACGCGACCACGGACGGCCGGGCGCCCGGCCGGACCCCATGA
- a CDS encoding alpha/beta hydrolase family protein, with protein MDHTRRDPWDPSIPVREVMVTVLYPARPATDRPVAPQMTPEAAVVFGVLARRLRPGLPEAGVDWGATATHAHPDAPALPGRRPVLLYSPGGGDPRTLGTAAAEELASRGYVVVTIDHPGDAVVVEFPGPATAFRDTVRTTVFRDDPRTDPEMFRTMIETRVADTRFVLDRLAELAAGRTPDVHRRTPPRHLGRALDLRRTGCYGHSAGGTTAAEAMYRDRRVRAAVTMEGFLDHPSPAPGTPGELFPVARYGVDRPLLLLGTDGFEGQRELETSWAAMTAHPGGHTHRRMLDRSAHWVFTDLAALVPQLQRAGLVTAGARAGLVGTVEPSHSVRTVRGMLLGFFARHLPVC; from the coding sequence GTGGACCACACCCGGCGCGACCCCTGGGACCCGTCGATCCCGGTCCGGGAGGTGATGGTGACGGTGCTCTACCCGGCCCGCCCGGCAACCGACCGCCCGGTGGCGCCGCAGATGACCCCGGAGGCCGCCGTGGTGTTCGGGGTGCTGGCCCGGCGCCTCCGCCCGGGGCTGCCGGAGGCCGGGGTGGACTGGGGTGCCACCGCCACCCACGCGCACCCGGACGCGCCGGCCCTGCCGGGACGCCGGCCGGTGCTGCTGTACAGCCCGGGCGGCGGCGATCCCCGCACCCTGGGCACCGCGGCCGCCGAGGAGCTGGCGAGCCGGGGGTACGTGGTGGTGACCATCGACCACCCCGGCGACGCGGTCGTGGTGGAGTTCCCCGGCCCGGCCACCGCGTTCCGGGACACCGTGCGCACCACCGTCTTCCGGGACGACCCCCGGACCGATCCGGAGATGTTCCGCACCATGATCGAGACCCGGGTCGCGGACACCCGGTTCGTCCTGGACCGGCTGGCGGAGCTGGCCGCCGGACGGACCCCCGACGTGCACCGCCGGACCCCGCCACGGCACCTCGGGCGGGCGCTGGACCTGCGGCGGACCGGGTGCTACGGGCACTCGGCCGGGGGCACCACCGCGGCCGAGGCGATGTACCGGGACCGGCGCGTCCGGGCGGCGGTCACCATGGAGGGCTTCCTGGACCACCCGTCGCCGGCGCCCGGCACGCCGGGCGAGCTGTTCCCGGTGGCGCGGTACGGGGTGGACCGGCCGTTGCTGCTGCTGGGCACCGACGGCTTCGAGGGCCAGCGGGAGCTGGAGACCTCGTGGGCGGCCATGACGGCCCATCCGGGCGGGCACACCCACCGACGGATGCTCGACCGTTCGGCGCACTGGGTCTTCACCGACCTCGCCGCCCTGGTCCCCCAGTTGCAGCGGGCCGGACTGGTGACCGCCGGGGCCCGGGCGGGCCTGGTCGGCACGGTCGAGCCGTCCCACTCCGTCCGCACGGTCCGCGGCATGCTCCTCGGGTTCTTCGCCCGGCACCTCCCCGTCTGCTGA
- a CDS encoding pentapeptide repeat-containing protein, whose amino-acid sequence MRAPRRPEVVLPPLRPFGDGRLAAEGDYDGVEFGDLDLTAERAPGARFLDCAVRRCAFDEAVLTGARFIDTVLSEVRGVGTDLSSATLRDVEVRDARLGGAQLHGAVLERVLVRGGKIDYLNLRGARLRDVVFEDCVLAEPDFGGARLERVAFLGGALRGADFGGARLTEVDLRAAGGLEITRGLEDLAGAVISPEQLFDLAPALAARIGLRVAPA is encoded by the coding sequence GTGCGGGCCCCTCGTCGGCCGGAGGTGGTGCTGCCGCCGCTCCGGCCGTTCGGCGACGGGCGGCTGGCGGCGGAGGGCGACTACGACGGGGTGGAGTTCGGCGACCTGGACCTCACCGCCGAGCGGGCGCCCGGGGCCCGGTTCCTGGACTGCGCGGTGCGGCGGTGCGCCTTCGACGAGGCGGTGCTCACCGGCGCCCGGTTCATCGACACCGTGCTGTCGGAGGTGCGCGGGGTGGGCACCGACCTGTCGTCGGCGACCCTGCGGGACGTGGAGGTCCGGGACGCCCGGCTGGGCGGGGCGCAGCTGCACGGCGCGGTGCTGGAGCGCGTCCTGGTGCGCGGCGGGAAGATCGATTACCTCAATCTGCGCGGTGCCCGGCTGCGTGACGTGGTCTTCGAGGACTGTGTGCTCGCGGAACCCGACTTCGGCGGGGCGAGGCTGGAGCGGGTGGCGTTCCTCGGTGGTGCGCTGCGCGGGGCGGACTTCGGCGGCGCGCGGCTGACGGAGGTGGACCTGCGGGCGGCCGGCGGACTGGAGATCACCCGGGGCCTGGAGGACCTGGCCGGAGCGGTGATCAGCCCTGAGCAGCTGTTCGACCTGGCCCCGGCGCTCGCCGCCCGCATCGGCCTCCGGGTGGCCCCGGCCTGA
- a CDS encoding phytoene desaturase family protein: MRHITVIGGGFAGLTAAITCAEAGAEVTLYEAHHTLGGRARTADGPYGTNEGPHALYVGGPHWPWLAARDLIGPLAKIPLREGTRFRFHQAGGLRRTPPLAILKLLRHRDAPVDQDFATWAASRVGEEGMRAAANYLAVVLFHHDAGQLSAAFVQERLLRNVKLRPEARYVRGGWGGFIDRMARHARALGVRVETATRIDSLDALPAGHGPVIVATSLAAARKLLDDPSLVGESGRTVLLDLALRSRRGDPFIVAGLDLPAWVERFTAQDRSLAPAGEELIQAQLPIAPTERKDAGEARAERVLDVAFPGWRDRTVFRRSALAAGRTGALDLPGTTWRDRPAVRRGDGVYLAGDQVAAPGILCEVSFTSALEASTLALGEGRHTHPVRSPLDLNQS, translated from the coding sequence ATGCGGCACATCACCGTGATCGGCGGCGGTTTCGCCGGTCTCACCGCGGCCATCACCTGCGCCGAGGCGGGCGCCGAGGTGACCTTGTACGAGGCCCACCACACGCTGGGCGGCCGTGCCCGTACCGCGGACGGGCCGTACGGCACCAATGAGGGTCCGCACGCCCTGTACGTCGGCGGACCGCACTGGCCGTGGCTGGCCGCCCGGGACCTGATCGGCCCGCTGGCGAAGATCCCGCTGCGCGAGGGCACCCGGTTCCGCTTCCACCAGGCGGGCGGGCTGCGCCGCACCCCGCCACTGGCCATCCTCAAGCTGCTCCGCCACCGCGACGCCCCGGTGGACCAGGACTTCGCCACCTGGGCGGCCTCCCGGGTGGGTGAGGAGGGGATGCGCGCGGCGGCGAACTACCTGGCGGTCGTCCTCTTCCACCACGACGCCGGGCAGTTGTCCGCGGCCTTCGTCCAGGAGCGGCTGCTCCGCAATGTGAAGCTGCGGCCGGAGGCCCGCTATGTGCGCGGCGGCTGGGGCGGGTTCATCGACCGGATGGCCCGGCACGCCCGGGCGCTCGGCGTCCGTGTCGAGACGGCCACCCGGATCGACTCGCTCGACGCGCTGCCGGCCGGCCACGGCCCGGTGATCGTGGCCACCTCACTCGCCGCCGCCCGGAAGCTGCTCGACGACCCGTCGCTGGTCGGGGAGAGCGGCCGCACCGTACTGCTGGACCTGGCGCTGCGTTCCCGGCGCGGCGACCCGTTCATCGTCGCCGGCCTCGACCTGCCGGCCTGGGTGGAACGTTTCACCGCCCAGGACAGGAGCCTCGCCCCGGCCGGCGAGGAACTGATCCAGGCGCAGCTGCCGATCGCGCCCACCGAGCGGAAGGACGCGGGCGAGGCACGGGCCGAACGGGTGCTGGACGTGGCCTTCCCCGGCTGGCGGGACCGTACGGTCTTCCGCCGGTCGGCGCTGGCCGCCGGGCGGACCGGGGCACTGGACCTGCCGGGTACCACCTGGCGGGACCGGCCCGCGGTGCGCCGGGGCGACGGCGTCTACCTCGCGGGCGACCAGGTGGCGGCGCCGGGCATCCTCTGCGAGGTGTCGTTCACCAGCGCGCTGGAGGCGAGCACGCTGGCGCTCGGTGAGGGCCGTCACACCCATCCCGTCCGGTCACCCCTTGACCTCAACCAAAGTTGA
- a CDS encoding zinc-binding dehydrogenase, with the protein MYAIRLHAFGPAENLVYEQVDDPEPAPGQVRVAVTAAGVHLLDTTLRLGDPNGPYPPPPLPTIPGREVAGTVEAVGEGVDETWLGRRVVAHLGMAPGGYAEKAVVAAERLHALPDSLREDHAIAMIGTGRTTMAMLRFAGLTGDDTVVVTAAAGGIGSLLVQYAKGIGATVIALAGGPAKTERARELGADHAFDYSADGWVEHARTALGGPVGTVVLDSVGGELATGALDLLARGGRHLVLGWSSGAPLELTEEEQAVRGIVSRPVLGGPEWRPLLTDPAKLRELEEEALAEATAGRLVPAVHPFPLAEAAAAHRALESRGTMGKVVLVP; encoded by the coding sequence GTGTACGCCATCCGACTCCACGCCTTCGGCCCGGCCGAGAACCTCGTGTACGAGCAGGTCGACGACCCCGAACCGGCCCCCGGCCAGGTACGGGTCGCGGTCACCGCGGCCGGGGTCCACCTGCTCGACACCACGCTGCGGCTGGGCGACCCCAACGGCCCGTACCCGCCGCCGCCGCTGCCGACCATCCCCGGCCGGGAGGTCGCCGGCACCGTCGAGGCCGTCGGCGAGGGGGTGGACGAGACGTGGCTGGGCCGGCGGGTGGTGGCCCACCTGGGCATGGCACCCGGTGGTTACGCGGAGAAGGCGGTGGTCGCCGCCGAACGGCTGCACGCGCTCCCGGACTCGCTGCGCGAGGACCACGCCATCGCCATGATCGGCACCGGCCGCACCACCATGGCGATGCTGCGCTTCGCCGGACTGACCGGGGACGACACGGTGGTGGTGACCGCGGCGGCCGGTGGCATCGGCTCGCTGCTGGTGCAGTACGCCAAGGGCATCGGGGCGACCGTGATCGCGCTGGCCGGCGGCCCGGCCAAGACCGAGCGCGCCCGCGAGCTGGGCGCCGACCACGCCTTCGACTACTCCGCCGACGGCTGGGTGGAGCACGCCCGGACCGCCCTCGGCGGCCCGGTGGGCACCGTCGTGCTGGACTCCGTCGGCGGTGAACTCGCCACGGGTGCGCTGGACCTGCTCGCCCGCGGCGGCCGTCACCTGGTCCTCGGCTGGTCCTCCGGGGCCCCGCTGGAACTGACCGAGGAGGAGCAGGCCGTCCGCGGCATCGTCTCCCGGCCGGTCCTGGGCGGACCCGAGTGGCGCCCGCTGCTCACCGACCCGGCCAAGCTGCGGGAGCTGGAGGAGGAAGCCCTGGCCGAGGCGACCGCCGGCCGCCTGGTGCCCGCGGTCCACCCGTTCCCGCTCGCCGAGGCGGCGGCGGCCCACCGCGCCCTGGAGTCCCGGGGCACCATGGGCAAGGTCGTCCTGGTGCCCTGA
- a CDS encoding aminopeptidase P family protein, with product MILVDYAERMNRATRAAADAGLTGLIVTPGPDLTHLCGYLPVPTERLTALVLVPGRAPRLLVPILERPDAEGAAGTSAVEVSGWSDGSDPYLALAGLLPGGGRFGISDSAWAMHLLGLQRTLPDTTYSAFSESLPMLRAVKDAAEVELLAAAGAAADATFERITEVRFAGRREREVAADLRDLLIEHGHSQVDFTIVGSGPNGANPHHEAGDRVIEDGDMVVLDFGGLKDGYGSDTTRTVHVGEPTAEERKVHAVVREAQQAAFEAVRPGAACQDIDRVARAVITEAGYGEYFIHRTGHGIGVTTHEPPYLVEGEHLPLVPGMCFSIEPGIYLPGRFGVRIEDIVTCTETGGRRLNTTDRGLRVVA from the coding sequence ATGATCCTCGTGGACTATGCGGAGCGCATGAACCGGGCCACCCGCGCGGCGGCCGACGCCGGGCTGACCGGGCTGATCGTCACCCCGGGCCCGGACCTGACCCACCTCTGCGGGTACCTGCCCGTGCCCACCGAGCGGCTGACCGCACTGGTCCTGGTCCCCGGCCGTGCGCCCAGGCTGCTCGTACCCATCCTGGAACGGCCGGACGCCGAGGGCGCGGCCGGCACCTCTGCGGTGGAGGTGTCCGGCTGGTCGGACGGCAGCGACCCCTATCTCGCGCTCGCCGGACTGCTGCCGGGCGGCGGCCGGTTCGGCATCTCCGACAGCGCCTGGGCGATGCACCTGCTGGGCCTCCAGCGCACCCTGCCGGACACCACCTACAGCGCGTTCAGCGAGTCGCTGCCCATGCTCCGCGCCGTGAAGGACGCCGCCGAGGTGGAGCTGCTGGCCGCCGCCGGGGCCGCCGCCGACGCCACGTTCGAGAGGATCACCGAGGTGCGCTTCGCGGGGCGCCGGGAGCGGGAGGTCGCCGCCGACCTGCGTGACCTCCTCATCGAGCACGGCCACAGCCAGGTGGACTTCACCATCGTCGGCTCCGGCCCGAACGGGGCCAACCCGCACCACGAGGCCGGTGACCGGGTCATCGAGGACGGCGACATGGTGGTCCTGGACTTCGGGGGACTGAAGGACGGCTACGGCTCGGACACCACCCGGACCGTGCACGTGGGGGAGCCCACCGCGGAGGAGCGGAAGGTCCACGCGGTGGTACGGGAGGCCCAGCAGGCCGCGTTCGAGGCGGTACGCCCCGGGGCCGCGTGCCAGGACATCGACCGGGTCGCCCGCGCGGTGATCACCGAGGCCGGGTACGGGGAGTACTTCATCCACCGCACCGGCCACGGCATCGGCGTCACCACCCACGAACCGCCCTACCTGGTCGAGGGCGAACACCTGCCGCTGGTGCCGGGCATGTGCTTCTCCATCGAGCCGGGCATCTACCTGCCGGGCCGGTTCGGGGTCCGCATCGAGGACATCGTGACCTGCACCGAGACGGGCGGCCGGCGGCTGAACACCACCGACCGCGGCCTGCGCGTCGTCGCCTGA
- a CDS encoding MFS transporter codes for METAPTAAAGPAPRAGLREWLGLAVLALPTILLSLDVTVLYLALPHLGTDLKPSGTEILWIIDVFGFLIAGFLITMGTIGDRIGRRRLLMIGATGFAGASVMAAYSTSPEMLIVSRALLGVFGATLMPSTLSLISNMFQDAKQRATAIGIWAACFSSGIAIGPLIGGLLLEWFWWGSVFLLAVPVMGILLIAAPVLLPEYRGTARHRIDLLSVALSLGAVIPVIWGIKEMAEDGTAPLPAVALVGGLALGVAFVLRQRRLTEPLLDIRMFSDRGFSAALVVLLFGVGVVGGCYLFISQYLQLIEDLSPFKAGLWLLPSAGAMIVTAGAAPELIRWIRPGYLLGAGLLMSAAGYYMLSQVEADGGRTTLVWAMVVMFAGLGPVFALGTDLVVGAAPPEKSGSAAAMSETSMEFGISLGIAVLGSIGSAVYRNEMDDTMPAGLPEEAAEVAGDTLPGAVAVAEELGPKEAEALTTPAFESFTEGLSTIAVVCSATVLVLALLSFALLRRVRTAAQVEAERTAAEAEPTGA; via the coding sequence ATGGAGACGGCGCCGACCGCCGCGGCCGGCCCCGCCCCTCGGGCGGGGCTGCGCGAGTGGCTGGGCCTGGCCGTGCTGGCCCTGCCCACCATCCTGCTCTCCCTCGACGTCACGGTCCTCTACCTCGCGCTGCCGCACCTGGGCACCGACCTGAAGCCGTCCGGCACCGAGATCCTGTGGATCATCGACGTCTTCGGCTTCCTCATCGCCGGCTTCCTGATCACCATGGGCACCATCGGTGACCGGATCGGCCGCCGCCGGCTGCTAATGATCGGCGCCACCGGTTTCGCCGGTGCCTCGGTCATGGCGGCGTACTCGACCAGCCCGGAGATGCTGATCGTCAGCCGGGCGCTGCTCGGCGTGTTCGGCGCCACGCTGATGCCGTCCACGCTGTCGCTGATCAGCAACATGTTCCAGGACGCCAAGCAGCGGGCCACCGCGATCGGCATCTGGGCGGCCTGTTTCTCCTCCGGCATCGCCATCGGTCCGCTCATCGGCGGGCTGCTGCTGGAGTGGTTCTGGTGGGGCTCGGTCTTCCTGCTGGCGGTGCCGGTGATGGGCATCCTGCTGATCGCCGCCCCGGTGCTGCTGCCGGAGTACCGGGGCACCGCCCGGCACCGCATCGACCTGCTCAGCGTCGCGCTGTCGCTGGGCGCGGTGATCCCGGTGATCTGGGGCATCAAGGAGATGGCGGAGGACGGCACCGCCCCGCTGCCGGCGGTCGCCCTGGTGGGCGGCCTGGCGCTGGGCGTGGCGTTCGTGCTGCGGCAGCGGAGGCTCACCGAGCCGCTGCTGGACATCCGGATGTTCTCCGACCGGGGGTTCAGCGCCGCCCTGGTGGTGCTGCTCTTCGGCGTCGGCGTGGTGGGCGGGTGCTACCTGTTCATCTCCCAGTACCTCCAGCTGATCGAGGACCTGTCGCCGTTCAAGGCGGGGCTGTGGCTGCTGCCCTCGGCGGGCGCGATGATCGTCACCGCCGGCGCGGCACCGGAGCTGATCCGCTGGATACGTCCCGGGTACCTGCTCGGCGCGGGCCTGCTGATGTCGGCCGCCGGGTACTACATGCTCAGCCAGGTCGAGGCGGACGGCGGCCGCACCACCCTGGTGTGGGCCATGGTGGTGATGTTCGCCGGCCTGGGCCCGGTCTTCGCCCTCGGCACCGACCTGGTGGTGGGCGCCGCGCCGCCGGAGAAGTCCGGGTCGGCCGCCGCGATGTCGGAGACCAGCATGGAGTTCGGCATCTCGCTGGGCATCGCGGTGCTCGGCAGCATCGGCTCGGCGGTCTACCGCAACGAGATGGACGACACCATGCCGGCCGGGCTGCCCGAGGAGGCCGCCGAGGTCGCGGGCGACACCCTGCCCGGCGCGGTGGCCGTCGCCGAGGAACTGGGCCCGAAGGAGGCGGAGGCCCTGACCACCCCCGCCTTCGAGTCCTTCACCGAGGGGCTGTCCACCATCGCGGTGGTGTGCAGCGCCACGGTGCTGGTGCTGGCACTGCTCAGCTTCGCGCTGCTGCGGCGGGTGCGCACCGCGGCGCAGGTCGAGGCCGAGCGCACGGCGGCCGAGGCGGAGCCGACGGGCGCGTGA
- a CDS encoding flavin-containing monooxygenase has translation MQRNGVQMSADTRGNRSPKVVIVGTGLGGIGLAVHLKQTGINNLVILEQGHDVGGVWRDNNYPGAACDVPSTLYSYNSFKTKHNWTMRYSGQAEIQSYIRGVAEQYGLMEHVRFHSKVVSATFREETGDWSVMTEAGEEHIADVFIPAVGTLARPNLPSIPGRDNFQGPAWHSSRWNHDVPLEGKRVAVIGTGASALQFVPHVQKQAGKLTLFQRSAPYIMPYHNFSYEEGRHRIKRARPLMKLDRFLFWYVMEIGQQFLTRWLKARSVVKSMSLRHLKKQVKDPVLRAKLTPDYEFGCKRVLFSSKYYPALTQPNVEVVTDRIEEITAKGVRTADGVEHEVDAIIYGTGFKTFDIFGHMKITGAGGTVLAEQWKEGAHAYLGMAVPNFPNMFVVYGPNTDLGSGSVLFMLESQFPYIKQAVERIRELPAGSFVSIRHDVWKKFDDEIQGQLAKSVWVSGCSNWYRNEYGRVVTNWSQRSWRFRRRASRFELDKYQVGTATARQAPARVPAEGIS, from the coding sequence ATGCAGAGAAACGGAGTGCAAATGTCCGCCGACACCCGGGGGAATCGGTCCCCGAAAGTCGTCATCGTCGGTACCGGCCTCGGGGGAATCGGTTTGGCCGTGCACCTCAAGCAGACCGGCATAAACAATCTGGTGATCCTTGAGCAGGGCCACGATGTCGGTGGCGTGTGGCGCGACAACAACTATCCCGGCGCGGCCTGCGACGTCCCCTCCACGCTCTACTCGTACAACTCGTTCAAGACCAAGCACAACTGGACCATGCGTTACTCGGGCCAGGCGGAAATCCAGTCCTACATCCGCGGGGTCGCGGAACAGTACGGGCTGATGGAGCATGTGCGGTTCCACTCCAAGGTCGTCTCCGCGACGTTCCGCGAGGAGACCGGCGACTGGTCGGTGATGACCGAGGCGGGCGAGGAGCACATCGCCGACGTCTTCATCCCCGCGGTCGGCACCCTGGCCCGCCCCAACCTGCCCTCCATACCGGGCCGGGACAACTTCCAGGGCCCCGCCTGGCACTCCTCGCGGTGGAACCACGACGTGCCGCTGGAGGGCAAGCGGGTCGCGGTGATCGGCACCGGGGCCAGCGCCCTGCAGTTCGTGCCGCACGTGCAGAAGCAGGCCGGGAAGCTCACGCTCTTCCAGCGCTCCGCGCCGTACATCATGCCGTACCACAACTTCAGCTACGAGGAGGGCCGGCACCGCATCAAGCGGGCCCGGCCGCTGATGAAGCTGGACCGCTTCCTGTTCTGGTACGTGATGGAGATCGGCCAGCAGTTCCTCACCCGCTGGCTGAAGGCCCGCTCGGTGGTGAAGTCGATGAGCCTGCGCCACCTGAAGAAGCAGGTCAAGGACCCGGTGCTGCGGGCCAAGCTCACCCCGGACTACGAATTCGGCTGCAAGCGCGTGCTGTTCAGCAGCAAGTACTACCCGGCGCTCACCCAGCCCAACGTCGAGGTGGTGACCGACCGCATCGAGGAGATCACCGCCAAGGGCGTGCGCACCGCCGACGGGGTGGAGCACGAGGTCGACGCGATCATCTACGGCACCGGTTTCAAGACCTTCGACATCTTCGGCCACATGAAGATCACCGGCGCCGGCGGCACGGTGCTGGCCGAGCAGTGGAAGGAGGGCGCGCACGCCTACCTGGGCATGGCGGTGCCCAACTTCCCCAACATGTTCGTGGTCTACGGCCCCAACACCGACCTGGGCAGCGGTTCGGTGCTCTTCATGCTGGAGAGCCAGTTCCCGTACATCAAGCAGGCGGTGGAGCGCATCCGTGAGCTGCCGGCCGGATCGTTCGTCTCCATCCGCCACGACGTGTGGAAGAAGTTCGACGACGAGATCCAGGGCCAGCTCGCCAAGTCGGTGTGGGTGAGCGGCTGCAGCAACTGGTACCGCAACGAGTACGGGCGCGTGGTGACCAACTGGTCGCAGCGTTCCTGGCGGTTCCGCCGCCGGGCCAGCCGCTTCGAGCTGGACAAGTACCAGGTCGGCACGGCCACCGCGCGGCAGGCGCCGGCCCGCGTCCCCGCGGAGGGGATCTCCTGA